TCCAGCCTCTCGAAGAACTGCACGAACGCCTCCGGGTCATATCCCGACGCGTACTGGTACTCCAGCCCCAGCAGGTCCGCCTCGCGCTCCGCGCTCCGGCTGAATTTCAGGAAGCTGAGCGGCACCGCCAGTCCGGCTACCGACCGCACCGCATATCCCGCCGCCCCGCCCACGAAGATCAGCGGGATTGACGCCAGGTTCAGGATCTCGCCTTTGGTCGCATTCCGGGTTGCGTGCCGCGCCGCCACGTGCGCAATCTCGTGCGCCATCACCCCGGCCAGCTCGGCTTCGTTGTCCGCCGCCAGGATCAGTCCCGAGTCCACGTAGAAGAAGCCCCCCGGCAGCGCGAACGCGTTCACCGTGTCGTCGTCGATCACCTTGATGGTGAACGGAACCTTTGCATCCGAGTTGCGCACGATGTTCTGCCCGATCCGGTTCACATATTCCGTCACTTCCGGATCGGTGACGAACTTCGAGTACTGGTCCACCTGGGCCGCCAGTTGCCGACCCAGAGCGACTTCCCGTTCCAGCGAGTAGAAGTTCACCCCGCCGCCGACGTTCCGGTTCCCGATCTTGCCCACGTCGTACTTGTCGGCGACTTGCTTGGCTGGCTCCGCGGCCTTGCTGGTGGAAGGCGCCGCCGCCCCATCCGTCCCGGTGACGTTCTGCCCCCACCCCGGAGCCACCCACACCACCACCGCCAGCGCCATCCCAGCGACTCTCATCCCCGTCTTATTCCGGAAAATCATGGCCGTTCCCCACTCCAGGCCCAGGGCACAGAAGCCCCATCCTGCTCCCGATGCCGTGGATTGGCAACTCTCTTCTGACAAACTTAGACCAGAACCTCTCGCCCCGCATCTTTACCCTTCAATGCTTCGAGATTTCCCCCGCAACCTCTCCCCGCCCTCTTCCTTGCCCTCCCCCTCCCCCACCTCCTTGACAACCGCCAACCGTGTCCTTAGAATTAGCACTCGTTAGGCCGGAGTGCTAATAGTCCGCTCCCGGCTGACTATTCAAGGGGTTGCAAGGCCTGGTTTTCATCGGACGATCCGTCCGGAACACATTGAAGAACAATACGATAGACACAATTACGAAAGGAGTAGGCGAATGGCTACGAAGTTGACTCCCCTGCACGACCGCATCCTGTTACGGCGCATCGAGGAGGGCGAAACGGTCCGCGGCGGCATCATCATCCCCGACACGGCCAAAGAGAAGCCGCAGGAGGGCGAGGTGATCTCCGTGGGCAAAGGCAAGATCAACGAGGAAGGCAAGGTCCGCCCGCTCGATGTGAAAGCAGGCGACCGCATCCTGTTCGGCAAGTACGCCGGCACCGAGATCAAGATCGACAACGAGGAGTTCCTGATCATCCGCGAAGAAGAAGTGCTCGGCATCCTGTCCGGCGCGAGCAAGCCGGCGGAAAAGGTCGGGGCAAAGCGTTAGAGCAGGTCCCTCACGGATACCTTGGGCTGAAGCCCAAGGCTACCAGCCGTTCGGGATGACACAAGTTTGGATTTTCTAACGAGATTTGAAGGAGAGAGGAAGCTATGGCGAAGCAAATCATTCAAGGGGAGGAGAGCCGGCAGGCGATCCTCCGCGGCGTAAACATACTGGCGGACGCCGTCAAGGTCACGCTGGGCCCCAAGGGGCGCAACGTGGTCATCGAAAAGAAGTTCGGCTCCCCGACCATCACCAAGGACGGGGTCACCGTGGCCAAGGAGATCGAACTGAAAGATCCATTGGAGAACATGGGGGCGCAGATGGTACGCGAGGTCGCGTCCAAGACCTCCGACGTGGCCGGCGACGGCACCACCACCGCCACCGTGCTGGCGCAGGCCATCTACCGCGAAGGCGTGAAGACGGTCGCGGCCGGGGCCAATCCCATGGCGCTGAAGCGCGGCATCGAGAAGGCCATCGCCGTGGTCAACGGCAAGCTGGATAAGGAAGGCAACCGCGGCAAGGGCGCGCTCGACGAGTTCTCCAAGCCGGTCACCGGCGAGATGATCGCCCAGGTGGGCACCATCTCGGCCAACAACGACGAGACCATCGGCCGCATCATCGCAGAAGCCATGAAGAAGGTGGGCAAGGACGGGGTCATCACCGTGGAAGAGTCCAAGACCATGGAGACCCAGTTGGAAGTGGTCGAGGGCATGCAGTTCGACCGCGGCTACCTGTCGCCCTACTTCGTCACCGATCCGGAGCGCATGGAAGCGGTCATCGAGGACGCCTACATCCTGATCTACGAAAAGAAGATCAGCTCGATGAAGGACCTGCTGCCGCTGCTGGAGCAGATCGCCAAGTCGGGCAAGCCGCTGCTGATCGTGGCGGAAGACGTGGAGGGCGAGGCGCTGGCCACCCTGGTGGTCAACAAGCTGCGTGGCACGCTGGCGACCGTGGCCGTCAAGGCGCCGGGCTTCGGCGACCGCCGCAAGGCCATGCTCCAGGACATCGCCATCATCACCGGTGGCAAGGCCATCACCGAGGACCTGGGCATCAAGATCGAGAACATCCAGCTCCAGGACCTGGGCCGGGCCAAGAAGATCACCATCGACAAGGACAACACCACCATCGTCGAAGGCAAGGGCAAATCCAGTGACATCGAGGGCCGGGTGAAGGAGATCCGCGGCCAGATCGACAAGACCACCAGCGACTACGACCGTGAGAAGCTCCAGGAGCGCCTGGCGAAACTCGTGGGCGGCGTGGCGGTGATCAAGGTCGGCGCGGCCACCGAGACCGAGATGAAGGAGAAGAAGGCGCGCGTCGAGGATGCGATGCATGCTACCCGCGCGGCGGTCGAAGAAGGCATCGTGCCTGGCGGCGGAGTCGCCCTGGCGCGCTGCATCCCGGCGGTGGACAAGCTGGCGAAGTCGCTGGACGCTGAGGAGAAGATCGGCGCCGACATCGTCAAGCGCGCGCTGGAAGAGCCCCTGCGCCAGATCGTCGGCAACGCCGGCGAAGAAGGCGCCATCGTGGTGGGCAAGGTGCGCGAGAACAACAACCCGAACTTCGGCTACAACGCGCAGACTGGCGGGTTCGAGGACCTGGTCAAGGCCGGCGTCATCGACCCCACCAAGGTCACCCGCACCGCTCTGCAGAACGCCAGCTCGATCGCAGCCCTGATGCTGACGACCGAAGCCCTGGTCTCGGAGATCCCGGAAAAGAGGGAAGCTCCGATGCCCGGCGGCCACGGCCACGGCATGGAAGGGATGTACTGACGGCGCCTGGCGGGCGTGAGTGAGCGAGCCTGGCTCGCGAACGAGAGCCCGCCGCCGTCATCCTGAGCCAGGGCGCAAGCCCGAGTCGAAGGATCTCTACGAGAACCAAGCCCCGCGGAAACGCGGGGCTTTTTCTCTGATTGCGAACCCCTAGTGTCATCCCGAGGGCTTTTTAAGCCCGAGGGACCTGCTTTATCTGAAAACCCACCACGGCGACACGGAGCGCACTAGAGAAGCACGTGTGGGACAGGCGCCCTCGGCTGTCTCACTTGTAGCCCGCTCGCCCTCGAGCGGGCCAAGCTCAAAGGC
This genomic stretch from Terriglobia bacterium harbors:
- a CDS encoding M48 family metalloprotease, whose protein sequence is MRVAGMALAVVVWVAPGWGQNVTGTDGAAAPSTSKAAEPAKQVADKYDVGKIGNRNVGGGVNFYSLEREVALGRQLAAQVDQYSKFVTDPEVTEYVNRIGQNIVRNSDAKVPFTIKVIDDDTVNAFALPGGFFYVDSGLILAADNEAELAGVMAHEIAHVAARHATRNATKGEILNLASIPLIFVGGAAGYAVRSVAGLAVPLSFLKFSRSAEREADLLGLEYQYASGYDPEAFVQFFERLEANEKKKHGFLARTFSTHPMTAARVKAAQEEIAKYLPDRPQYVVTTSEFDEVKARLSGIINAHRINNGNEARPTLRQRPGSEKVDTAQTDTAGSSGDKSGSDDDQRPTLKRRSGSDASGTTRPQTDTGSNAPTSSDDEQRPTLKRAPQ
- a CDS encoding co-chaperone GroES, translating into MATKLTPLHDRILLRRIEEGETVRGGIIIPDTAKEKPQEGEVISVGKGKINEEGKVRPLDVKAGDRILFGKYAGTEIKIDNEEFLIIREEEVLGILSGASKPAEKVGAKR
- the groL gene encoding chaperonin GroEL (60 kDa chaperone family; promotes refolding of misfolded polypeptides especially under stressful conditions; forms two stacked rings of heptamers to form a barrel-shaped 14mer; ends can be capped by GroES; misfolded proteins enter the barrel where they are refolded when GroES binds), producing MAKQIIQGEESRQAILRGVNILADAVKVTLGPKGRNVVIEKKFGSPTITKDGVTVAKEIELKDPLENMGAQMVREVASKTSDVAGDGTTTATVLAQAIYREGVKTVAAGANPMALKRGIEKAIAVVNGKLDKEGNRGKGALDEFSKPVTGEMIAQVGTISANNDETIGRIIAEAMKKVGKDGVITVEESKTMETQLEVVEGMQFDRGYLSPYFVTDPERMEAVIEDAYILIYEKKISSMKDLLPLLEQIAKSGKPLLIVAEDVEGEALATLVVNKLRGTLATVAVKAPGFGDRRKAMLQDIAIITGGKAITEDLGIKIENIQLQDLGRAKKITIDKDNTTIVEGKGKSSDIEGRVKEIRGQIDKTTSDYDREKLQERLAKLVGGVAVIKVGAATETEMKEKKARVEDAMHATRAAVEEGIVPGGGVALARCIPAVDKLAKSLDAEEKIGADIVKRALEEPLRQIVGNAGEEGAIVVGKVRENNNPNFGYNAQTGGFEDLVKAGVIDPTKVTRTALQNASSIAALMLTTEALVSEIPEKREAPMPGGHGHGMEGMY